TCCAGTCAAACGCCACGTACCATTCCTTGAACGGCCCGATGGCCAGGCTGCGGCCCGCGAGGTAGTCGATGGAGATACGTGGCTCGTGCTCCATGAATACCGGGGAACCGTGGTCCCAGGCGCCTTTGTCATTGCTGTTGCCGATGCCGAAGATCTTTGGGATGTCGACGTAGCCATACAGTTCGAACGGGCCTTTGCGGCCAAAGTATTCGTACTCCAGGTAAACGTCATCGGCGGGTTTGGGCCCAAAGCTGATGTCTTTGCTGCCGATGACCGTCAGGTCCTGGTTGAACCAGTCCGACAGGTACACGCCTTTTTTCGAGGGGCTGGCCTCCGGGGCCAGGGTTTCGCCCTGTGCTGAGTCATCGGCAGGCTTTTGCTGCGCCAAAATGGGTGCGCTGAGTACTCCCGTAACGGCAGCCAGTAGCAGGGAAACAGCAAAAGGAGTAGCCGACGCAGGTCGTCTGGAAGTGGGGTGCATTGAAAATCCCTGTTCGTACGCGGTTGTGGCCCGATTCTTCGGGTTGAGGTGAACTTGGCTGCCAAGTTCGTTCCGCAAACGTTTGCACAGGTTGTACCAATTTGTGTCAATTGCATGAAGGAATTAAGAAAAGTGGGAAATAGTCGGCCTTTTGGTCAGAAATGTGCCTTGGTAAACGGCAGCGCCTGATCACCGTTGCGGTTGAACAGGTAGGTGGCCGTTTCCCTGCGATATTCGCTGGGCGTCTGGTTCATCTCGATGCGAAAGTGCCGGTTGAAGTTGGAGAGGTTGGCGTAACCCACTTCAAAGCAGATATCGGCCACCGACCTCTCGCTTTGCAATAACAGGCGACAGGCACGCTGCACCCGGAACTTGCGCATCAGGTCGATAAAACCGTGGCCGGTGACGCGCTTGAAGAACCGCGAGAAGCCCGGTTCGCTCATGTCCAGGCGTTGCGCGATGACCGACAGGCGCAGGTCGCCGGTCAACTCGGTCATCAGGTAATCGAAAGCCTTGTGGATGCGCTCCGAGCTGCGGGCATCCAGGGTTGGCGTATAGCAGGCGCTGGCCAAACAGTGGGCTTGCCCGGTGGGCGCCTGCATCAAAGTGTGCAGCAATTGTATGAACAGCATCAGGCGCGCCAGCCCTTGGGCGGGGCCGATGGATTCCAGCAGTTGCGCGGCCTTCAGTGCGGTCTCGCCGGTGAATTCCAGGCCGCGCCGGGCCCGGTCAAACAGGCTTTGCAGGTCGCCCAACTCGGGAAGCGTGCTGCGCAGGGCCAGCAACGCGGCGCCGTCGAACTGCAACACCACATCACGCCCCGTCAGGTATTCCCCCGGGGCCAGGTCGCCGATCCAGTCGTGGGGCAGGTCGGGGCCGATCAATGCGACATGGCCGGCACCAAACGCACCGATATAGTCGCCCGCCACCAGCTTGCCGCTGCCCTTGCGGATCAAGTGGATCTCGAATTCGGGGTGATGGTTCCAGCGGGCCAGCTCGAACGGGTAGTCATGTTCGTACCAGCGAAAGCCATGTTCGGGCTCGGCCAGGATCACCTCCAGCTCGGCGGGGCGTTGCTCGAAAAGGGCGGAGCGGCTTGCTGGCATGGGCGTGGCCCTTCTGGGCTTTTTGGAATGGGACCAAAATACGCCTTTTGCCCAAGCCGCCGCTACCCGGGATTTTGCTTGCCACTGATACTTTTTTGATTCCGGGCGGCGCAGTTAAAAAAGTATCAGTCGAGCATTCGTCATGCGTTTGTCCGGCATCGGCCAAGCTGCTGTAATCGGACAGTCAACTACAAAAACAATAAGTGGAAACCGCCATGTTCAAGATTCCGAAAGCGCTGTTCCTGCTCTGCGGCCTCACGCTGGCGATCGGTGCCCATGCGGCCGAAACCGTGACCATCGCCACGGTCAACAACAGCGACATGATCCGCATGCAACGCCTGTCCAAAGTGTTCGAGGGGCAGCACCCCGAGGTGAAGCTCAATTGGGTGGTGCTTGAAGAAAACGTCCTGCGCCAGCGCCTCACCACCGACATTGCCACCCAGGGCGGCCAGTTCGACGTGCTGACCATCGGCACCTACGAAACCCCGTTGTGGGGCGCCAAGCACTGGCTGGAGCCGATCACGCCACTGCCCGCCGACTACGATGTGGACGACATTTTCCCCGCCGTGCGCCAGGGCTTGTCGGTGAACAATACCCTCTACGCCTTGCCGTTCTATGGCGAAAGCACCGTGACCTATTACCGCACCGACCTGTTCAAACAGGCCGGCCTGACGATGCCCGATCACCCGACCTGGACTCAGTTGGGTGAGTTCGCCGCCAAGCTTAACCAACCCGCCAAGGACCAATACGGCATGTGCCTGCGGGGCAAGGCCGGCTGGGGTGAAAACATCGCGCTGCTGAGTACCATGGCCAACGCTTTTGGTGCGCGCTGGTTTGACGAGCAATGGAAGCCCGAGCTGACCAGTCCCGAGTGGACAGCAGCAGCGAACTTCTACGTCAACACCCTGAAGAACTACGGCCCGCCGGGCGTCTCCAGCAACGGTTTCAACGAAACCCTGGCGCTGTTCAACAGCGGCAAATGCGCGATCTGGGTTGACGCCAGCGTCGCCGGCTCGTTCACCACCGACAAAACCCAAAGCAAAGTGGCCGACAGCGTGGGCTTTGCCGCCGCACCCACCGAGGTTACCGATAAGGGTTCGTCGTGGCTGTACGCCTGGTCCCTCGCGATCCCGGCGACCTCCAAGCACAAGGACGCCGCCAAAGCCTTCATCACCTGGGCCACCTCCAAGGAATATATCCAGTTGGTGGCGGACAAGGACGGCATCACCAACGTGCCGCCGGGTACGCGCCAGTCCACCTACAACGCGGCGTACCTTGGCGCAGCGCCGTTCGCCAAGGTGACCCTGCAGATGATGCAGCACGCCGACCCCGCGCACCCGTCGGCCAAACCCGTGCCGTACGTGGGCATTCAATACGTGACGATTCCCGAGTTCCAGGCCATCGGCACCTCGGTGGGCAAGCTGTTTTCGGCGGCGCTGACTGGCGGTATGACGGTTGATAAAGCACTGGCAGAGGCGCAGTCCACCACGATGCGCGAAATGAAACGCGCCGGCTACCCGAAATAATCAACTTAGGGGCACTACATTCATGAAACGACTGGAAGGTAAAAGCGCATTGGTCACCGGCAGCGCCCGGGGCATTGGCCGGGCATTCGCCCAGGCCTATATCAACGAAGGCGCGACCGTCGCCATTGCCGACATCAACCTGGAGCGGGCTCGGGCCACCGCCACCGAGCTGGGCCCGCAGGCCTACGCGGTAGCGATGGACGTCACCGACCAGGCCTCCATCGACGCCGCGATTGCCGCCGTGGTAGCGCAGGCCGGCAAGCTCGACATCCTAATCAACAACGCCGCCTTGTTCGACCTGGCACCCATCACCGACATCACCCGCGATAGCTTCGACCGGCTGTTCTCGATCAACGTCGCCGGTACGCTGTTCACCTTGCAGGCGGCTGCCCGGCAGATGATCAAACAGGGCCATGGCGGCAAGATCATCAACATGGCCAGCCAGGCCGGCCGCCGGGGCGAGGCGCTGGTGGCGGTGTACTGCGCGACCAAGGCGGCGGTGATCAGCCTTACGCAGTCGGCGGGCCTGAATCTGATCAAGCAGGGGATCAACGTGAATGCCATCGCGCCGGGTGTGGTGGACGGTGAGCATTGGGACGGGGTAGACGCAATGTTCGCCCGGCATGAAGGGCTGCCGCTGGGCGAGAAGAAAAAGCGCGTGGGGGGCGAGGTGCCTTACGGGCGCATGGGGACAGCGGAAGACCTCACCGGGATGGCGGTTTTCCTTGCTTCAAAAGAAGCCGACTACGTAGTGGCCCAGACCTACAACGTCGACGGCGGCAACTGGATGAACTGACGGCACTTGCTCCTGTGGCCGGCCCTGTGCTTTTGTGCACATGCCAGAGGAGAACGCCAAAATGACCGTCCCGATAAACACCGTTGCCTCATTTGATGTCGACGCCCAGAAAAGCTTCACGCCGCTGTGCCCCGATGAACTGCCGGTGGCCGGCGGCGACCAGATTGGCGCCGAGCTCAATTACATGGCCAGCCTCGCTGGGCGCCGTGTTGGTAGCAAGGACGCCCACACCCCGCACGCGCCCTGGGTCGTGCAACACCACAGCGAAATGCTGCAACCCACCGGGCTGGTGCATGCCGACGTGACCTGGGTCGCCCACTGCGTGCCCGGCACCGAGGGTTTCGCCCTGCTGGACGAATTGCCCGCGCCCTATGACTACGACTATTTCATCTGGAAAGGCGTCGAGCCGGATCTGCACCCGTACGGCGCCTGCTACCACGACCTGCACGACAAGCTCTCCACCGGGGTCATCGAATACCTCTACGCCCAGGGCATCCGGCGCGTGACCGTCGGCGGCCTGGCGCTGGACTACTGCGTCAAGACCACCGCGTTGCAACTGCTCAAGGCTGGCTTCGAGGTCATCCTGCACCTGCCGGCATGCCGCGGCATCAGCGAGGAGGGCGGTGTGGCGGCGGTTGACCACCTTGCACAAGTCGGCGTGATGATCAGCCGCAGCCGCGAAGAACTGGCCGCGATGGTTGTGCGAGTTGTCGAGCTTTAGCGAGGCTGCGATGGGGTCACCGCGGTGTGACCGGGTACCGAGTTGTCTGCATCGCGGGCAAGCCCGGCTCCCACACTAGGGCTTCATACCCACTAATACTTCCTGATCCTCCCTGCGCTGTTGACACACGCCCAATTGCTACGCGCGCCCACCTCGGCGGGCGCTGTAGAGCTGTTTATCGAGCATGGCTTGCATGCGGCGGTCGGGGTTCGGGATTTCCTGCACACCGGGTCGACGAGCACTGGCGCCTGCTGGACGACGACTTCATGAACATCAGCCAGGCCGTCGCGGTACCGGTGGCGCACGCAGCCGCTGCCGCGTTCGTCAAATCCTTTGTCGAACGGCAGAAAGCGAATGGCTTGGTAAAACAGGCGTTGTTGCGCAGTGGGCAAAGCCCGGAGCTGGCCGCGCCCTAGAGACGGCGCAGGAAGGACTTGACGATTTTTTGGGTGGCCTGGGTGGTGTCAAGGTCTTCCACTTGGGTGTAGGGATGCCACTGGCATTCCTTGATTTCACTCAGCGGCCGGGCTTCTTCGATATTCACCACCGAGGCCTCGAACACATGATGCAGCGTGTCGCTGGCTTTCAATTCCTGCAATAACAGCAAACCGTCCACGTTCAGCCCGGTTTCCTCTTCCAGTTCCCGTGCGGCTGCGCCCGCTGGCCGCTCGTCGCGCTCGACCTTGCCGCCGGGCAGTGCCCATTTCGATCGGGCTTTACGCACGAACAGGATGTGCCCCTCGTGCTCGCAAATCACCGTGGCCCTTATTTTCATCGTCTGTGCCCCCGCAGCTGGATGAGTGTCATAAAAGTGTAATGCAATTGTCATGCTAGGTGTTTATCCGGCAGGGTAGAGAGGGGGCCGGAAAACACCGATACTGCCCATCGAAAATACTCACCTGAAGGAGAAGCAGATGAACACCGTACGCTGGGGCATGATCGGCTGTGGCAGTGTCACTGAACTCAAGAGTGGACCCGCTTTCTACAAAGCGCCAGGTTCCGCGTTGGTGGCCGTGATGGGGCGCCGCGAGGAGGCCGTGCGCGATTATGCGGCACGCCATGGCATCGCCCGGTTCTACACCGACGCCCAGGCGCTGATCGACGACCCTGAAGTAGACGCGGTGTACATCGCCACGCCGCCCGATAGCCACCTCGAATACAGCCTGATGGTGGCCGCTGCGGGCAAGCATTGCTGCGTCGAGAAGCCCATGTCGCTGAACGCCGAGCAAAGCGCGTTGATGCAGCGCACCTTCGAACAGGCCGGGCTGCACCTGTTTGTTTCCTATTACCGACGCTCGCTGCCGCGCTTCCAGCAGGTGCGGGACTGGCTGCAGGACGGGCGCATCGGCGAGTTGCGCCAACTGACCTGGACCTTGTGCAAGCCACCGTCCGAGGACGACGCCAGCAGCGCCAACTGGCGTACCGACCCGCTGATTGCCGGCGGCGGTTATTTTGCGGACCTGGCCAGCCACGGTTTTGACCTGTTCCAGTACCTGGCCGGGGATATTGTCGACGTAGCCGGGTTTACCGCGCGCCAGGCCGGGCGTTATGCCGCCGAAGATGCGGTCACCGCCTGCTGGACCTTCACCTCGGGCGCACTGGGCATGGGCTGCTGGAACTTTGTCGCTGACCGGCGTGAAGACTTGGTGGAGTTGATCGGCAGCAAGGGCCGTATCACCTTTTCGGTGTTCGATGAGGCGCCTTTGCGGCTGGAAGGCGAAACCAGCGAGGAACTGGAAGTGCCCAACCACGCGCATATCCAATGGCACCTCGTGCTGGGGATGAACGCGCACATCCGCGGCGAAAGCAAACACCCGGCGCTGGCGATCGAGGCGTTGAAGACCGACCGGATCATGGACCGGGTGCTACAACGTAACCCCAATCTGGCTGTTTGAGCGTGCTTGAATTTTGTCTTTTTAAGGAATGAACGGATGAAAATGAAAGCAGTATGGATGGTGTTATGGCTGGTGCTGGCAGGTGCCGCTACGGCAGCGCCGAAGGCTCAGGGGCAGGCCGGTGAGTTTGATTTTTACCTGTTGTCGCTGTCCTGGTCGCCGACCTTCTGCCTGACTCACCCGGACGACCAGCAATGTTCGGGCAAGGGTTACGGGTTTGTTCTGCATGGGCTGTGGCCACAGTATGCAAAGGGCGGCTGGCCGGCATCGTGTGCGCCGCAGTCGCGGTTGTCGGATGCCGACTATGCCCGTGGCAAGACGTTGTTCCCATCGCCCAAACTGCTCAAGCATGAGTGGGCCAAGCACGGCACCTGCAGCGGGCTTGAAGCGTCAGCCTATCTGGACAAGACCGATGCCGCACTGGGCGTGGTCAAGATCCCGCAGGCGCTTGAGCCCTTCAATGTCCCGGGCAACCTGGCTGCGCGGGACATCGAAGCGCTATTTCGTGAGAGCAACCCGGCCATGGGCAACCATGGCCTTGCGGTGATCTGCAAGGGCGCCGTGTTGACCGAGGTGCGTGTATGCCTGACCAAGGACCTGGCGTTTGCCGGCTGCCCGCGCAGCGTCAAGAGCCAGTGCCGGGATGGCGACCTTCGTATCCCGGCCCAGCGCTAGGTGGCATCAGGCAGGCCCATAGTTTTTATGGGCTTGCTCGATTTCCTCCACCAACCGGTCAATGCCCGCCAGGCGCGCCCGGTTGTCATGGTCCCAGGGATGAAACCCCGGCTTGAAGTAATGCAGCCAGGGCAACGCCATACGCGGGAACACGCCCTTGGGCCCATACAGGAATTTGAGCATCCGCCAGAAGCCCTTCAAATGCCCGCCCGCACTGCGGTCGGCAAACAGCAGGCGCAGGTGGAAATCGAAGATCACCAGCCAAAAGAGCAGCGTGGTGGTGAGCATGGTGCCGGTGCGCAGCAAATAACGCGTGGGCCCGGGCTTGATCACACTGTTCCACACATCAAACGCCACCGCCTTGTGCTCGGTTTCTTCCAGGGCGTGCCAGTACCACATCTGCTGGTAACCCTTGACCGAATCACCAAACCGCGACGGGTCGCTGAGGAGGATTTCAGCGAGCATCGCGGTGTAATGCTCCAGGGCAATCGTCACCGCCAGGTTGAACGAGGCAGGCATGTACTTCTTTTGCGCGTCGAGGATCATCTTCAGCCGGCGATCCAGGAAATGCGCCGGCAGCCCGGCGGCTTGCAGCAGGTCGTTGTAGGCCACGTGCTCGCGGCTGTGCATCGCTTCCTGGCCGATGAACCCCTGGATTTCTTTCTTCAGTTGCGGGTCTTCGATGCGCTGGCGGTAATGGCGCACGCTGTCCATGAAGAACAGTTCGCCCTGGGGAAACAGCAACGACAGCGCGTTGAAAAAGTGCGTGATGAACGGGCCTTGTTCGTGCCAGTTCTTGATGCGTTCGGCCGGCAAGGCAAAACGGAGGTCGCGGCGAATCGGCAGCATGGTCGGTACTCCAAGTCAGAGACGGTGCTCTTCGTGGGTTTCAAGGACGGGCGAGGGCGCGCTGCGGTGTTTGGGCGCCATGCGTTTGCTGGCGAACACCACCAGCGCTTGATAGGCCGCTGGCAGGCAGCGGGCGAGCAGGTCCAGGAAGTAAGCGTCGCGGCCAATCAGCACGCGGCGTTTATTTTTGCGTACGCCGTTGAGGATCACGTTGGCGGCTTGATCGGCGTCGGTGATGAACAGCTTTTCAAAGTCGGCGCGGGCCTGTTGCTCGCTGTGGATCAAAAAGCCGGTCATGTTCGCGTCGATCCGGCTGCTGCGGCAGATGTCGGTGCGGATCCCTCCGGGGTGCACGCAGGTGGCTGAAACCCCGCTTTTTTGCAGGTCGAGTTCCTGGCGCAGGGATTCGGTAAAGCCGCGCACGGCGAACTTGGTGGCGTTGTAGCCGCTCATGCCCGGCTGGGCGAACAGGCCGAACACGCTGGAGGTGTTGACCACATGCCCGTCGCCACTGGCCTTGAGGTACGGCAGAAAGGCCTTGGTGCCGTACACCACGCCCCAGAAGTTGATGCCGACGATCCATTCCAGGTCGGCGTAATCCACGCCTTCGACGGTGCTGGACAGCGCGACGCCGGCGTTGTTGAAGATCAGGTTGATCTGGCCGTGTTCGGCTGCACAACGGGCGGCCCAGTCTTCCACGGCCTGGCGGTCGGAAACGTCCAGTACGTGCGAGGTGACAAGCACTGGCGCGTGGCCCTGGGCCGTGATCAGCGCGACGGTCTGCTCCAGGCCCTGGCTGTTTTTATCTGCCAGCGCCAGGTGGCAACCCTCACGCGCCAACGCCAGTGCCAGCGCGCGGCCCATGCCGGAAGCCGCGCCTGTGATGGCCGCCACGCGGCCGTTGAATGACTTCATGACAGGCTCCCTTCTGTGGTGGTGTGGGGCGGCGTCGCAGCCGGGCGCGGTGTGGACGGCGCCGGGACCAGGTTGGCGACGTAGTCCTTGAGTGCGAAATGCCGGGTGACTTGCTTGAAGCGCCAGGTCGAGCCGGGCCACAGCGTGGTGTTCTTGCCAGTGCGCGGGTCCAGGTACCAGCTCTTGCAGCCGCCGG
This genomic window from Pseudomonas sp. Bout1 contains:
- a CDS encoding sugar ABC transporter substrate-binding protein; translation: MFKIPKALFLLCGLTLAIGAHAAETVTIATVNNSDMIRMQRLSKVFEGQHPEVKLNWVVLEENVLRQRLTTDIATQGGQFDVLTIGTYETPLWGAKHWLEPITPLPADYDVDDIFPAVRQGLSVNNTLYALPFYGESTVTYYRTDLFKQAGLTMPDHPTWTQLGEFAAKLNQPAKDQYGMCLRGKAGWGENIALLSTMANAFGARWFDEQWKPELTSPEWTAAANFYVNTLKNYGPPGVSSNGFNETLALFNSGKCAIWVDASVAGSFTTDKTQSKVADSVGFAAAPTEVTDKGSSWLYAWSLAIPATSKHKDAAKAFITWATSKEYIQLVADKDGITNVPPGTRQSTYNAAYLGAAPFAKVTLQMMQHADPAHPSAKPVPYVGIQYVTIPEFQAIGTSVGKLFSAALTGGMTVDKALAEAQSTTMREMKRAGYPK
- a CDS encoding SDR family oxidoreductase — translated: MKSFNGRVAAITGAASGMGRALALALAREGCHLALADKNSQGLEQTVALITAQGHAPVLVTSHVLDVSDRQAVEDWAARCAAEHGQINLIFNNAGVALSSTVEGVDYADLEWIVGINFWGVVYGTKAFLPYLKASGDGHVVNTSSVFGLFAQPGMSGYNATKFAVRGFTESLRQELDLQKSGVSATCVHPGGIRTDICRSSRIDANMTGFLIHSEQQARADFEKLFITDADQAANVILNGVRKNKRRVLIGRDAYFLDLLARCLPAAYQALVVFASKRMAPKHRSAPSPVLETHEEHRL
- a CDS encoding ribonuclease T2 family protein, with the protein product MKMKAVWMVLWLVLAGAATAAPKAQGQAGEFDFYLLSLSWSPTFCLTHPDDQQCSGKGYGFVLHGLWPQYAKGGWPASCAPQSRLSDADYARGKTLFPSPKLLKHEWAKHGTCSGLEASAYLDKTDAALGVVKIPQALEPFNVPGNLAARDIEALFRESNPAMGNHGLAVICKGAVLTEVRVCLTKDLAFAGCPRSVKSQCRDGDLRIPAQR
- a CDS encoding nicotinamidase, whose protein sequence is MTVPINTVASFDVDAQKSFTPLCPDELPVAGGDQIGAELNYMASLAGRRVGSKDAHTPHAPWVVQHHSEMLQPTGLVHADVTWVAHCVPGTEGFALLDELPAPYDYDYFIWKGVEPDLHPYGACYHDLHDKLSTGVIEYLYAQGIRRVTVGGLALDYCVKTTALQLLKAGFEVILHLPACRGISEEGGVAAVDHLAQVGVMISRSREELAAMVVRVVEL
- a CDS encoding nucleoside-specific channel-forming protein Tsx, which gives rise to MHPTSRRPASATPFAVSLLLAAVTGVLSAPILAQQKPADDSAQGETLAPEASPSKKGVYLSDWFNQDLTVIGSKDISFGPKPADDVYLEYEYFGRKGPFELYGYVDIPKIFGIGNSNDKGAWDHGSPVFMEHEPRISIDYLAGRSLAIGPFKEWYVAFDWIYDHGSNKANRANTLYSGLGTDIETHSRVNLSANFYGRYQWENYGASNEYSWDGYRAQMKYIVPIGSFDNGASLTYIGFTNYDFGSDLHKDNPARTANSLVATNVLLYSFTHLRFTLVGRYFHNGGNWEDGSELNFGDGDFRARSNGWGYYAGVGYQF
- a CDS encoding NUDIX hydrolase, translating into MKIRATVICEHEGHILFVRKARSKWALPGGKVERDERPAGAAARELEEETGLNVDGLLLLQELKASDTLHHVFEASVVNIEEARPLSEIKECQWHPYTQVEDLDTTQATQKIVKSFLRRL
- a CDS encoding metal-dependent hydrolase; this translates as MLPIRRDLRFALPAERIKNWHEQGPFITHFFNALSLLFPQGELFFMDSVRHYRQRIEDPQLKKEIQGFIGQEAMHSREHVAYNDLLQAAGLPAHFLDRRLKMILDAQKKYMPASFNLAVTIALEHYTAMLAEILLSDPSRFGDSVKGYQQMWYWHALEETEHKAVAFDVWNSVIKPGPTRYLLRTGTMLTTTLLFWLVIFDFHLRLLFADRSAGGHLKGFWRMLKFLYGPKGVFPRMALPWLHYFKPGFHPWDHDNRARLAGIDRLVEEIEQAHKNYGPA
- a CDS encoding L-iditol 2-dehydrogenase; the encoded protein is MKRLEGKSALVTGSARGIGRAFAQAYINEGATVAIADINLERARATATELGPQAYAVAMDVTDQASIDAAIAAVVAQAGKLDILINNAALFDLAPITDITRDSFDRLFSINVAGTLFTLQAAARQMIKQGHGGKIINMASQAGRRGEALVAVYCATKAAVISLTQSAGLNLIKQGINVNAIAPGVVDGEHWDGVDAMFARHEGLPLGEKKKRVGGEVPYGRMGTAEDLTGMAVFLASKEADYVVAQTYNVDGGNWMN
- a CDS encoding Gfo/Idh/MocA family oxidoreductase, which translates into the protein MNTVRWGMIGCGSVTELKSGPAFYKAPGSALVAVMGRREEAVRDYAARHGIARFYTDAQALIDDPEVDAVYIATPPDSHLEYSLMVAAAGKHCCVEKPMSLNAEQSALMQRTFEQAGLHLFVSYYRRSLPRFQQVRDWLQDGRIGELRQLTWTLCKPPSEDDASSANWRTDPLIAGGGYFADLASHGFDLFQYLAGDIVDVAGFTARQAGRYAAEDAVTACWTFTSGALGMGCWNFVADRREDLVELIGSKGRITFSVFDEAPLRLEGETSEELEVPNHAHIQWHLVLGMNAHIRGESKHPALAIEALKTDRIMDRVLQRNPNLAV
- a CDS encoding AraC family transcriptional regulator, which gives rise to MPASRSALFEQRPAELEVILAEPEHGFRWYEHDYPFELARWNHHPEFEIHLIRKGSGKLVAGDYIGAFGAGHVALIGPDLPHDWIGDLAPGEYLTGRDVVLQFDGAALLALRSTLPELGDLQSLFDRARRGLEFTGETALKAAQLLESIGPAQGLARLMLFIQLLHTLMQAPTGQAHCLASACYTPTLDARSSERIHKAFDYLMTELTGDLRLSVIAQRLDMSEPGFSRFFKRVTGHGFIDLMRKFRVQRACRLLLQSERSVADICFEVGYANLSNFNRHFRIEMNQTPSEYRRETATYLFNRNGDQALPFTKAHF